One genomic segment of Microthrixaceae bacterium includes these proteins:
- a CDS encoding WhiB family transcriptional regulator, with protein MESDEWRRTAACRDTDPDLFFPVGTTGPAIEQIANAKAVCNQCDSKAACLEFAIATNQDSGIWGGTSEEERRQLRKKLNNRARRTA; from the coding sequence ATCGAGTCCGACGAATGGCGCCGCACTGCGGCTTGTCGTGACACCGACCCCGATCTCTTCTTCCCGGTCGGCACCACCGGCCCCGCCATCGAGCAGATCGCCAACGCCAAGGCCGTATGCAACCAGTGCGACTCCAAGGCAGCCTGCCTCGAGTTCGCCATCGCCACCAACCAGGACTCCGGCATCTGGGGCGGCACCTCCGAGGAGGAGCGCCGTCAGCTCCGCAAGAAGCTGAACAACCGGGCCCGCCGCACCGCCTGA